A region of Nostoc sp. 'Peltigera membranacea cyanobiont' N6 DNA encodes the following proteins:
- a CDS encoding amino acid ABC transporter ATP-binding protein gives MNNVVVRTEFLCKSFGKLDVLKDISTEFYQGEVVAILGPSGSGKSTFLRCINLLEQPTKGRIYFNEQEITNPKANIAKVRQHLVMVFQHFNLFPHMNVLQNVTYAPIKVKGINKQKAEQHGLELLESVGLEEKVSVYPSKLSGGQKQRVAIARALAMEPEMILFDEPTSALDPEMVKDVLEVMKDLALSGMTMAIVTHEMGFAKEVANRIMFLDQGSLAEDATPNEFFQNPKCDRAKQFLEKML, from the coding sequence GTGAATAATGTAGTAGTTCGCACAGAATTCTTATGTAAATCCTTTGGAAAACTCGACGTACTCAAAGATATTTCTACTGAGTTTTATCAAGGCGAAGTGGTTGCTATATTAGGCCCTTCTGGTTCAGGGAAGTCTACCTTTCTGCGATGCATAAATTTGCTAGAACAACCCACCAAGGGAAGAATCTACTTTAACGAGCAAGAAATTACCAATCCCAAGGCAAACATTGCGAAGGTGCGTCAGCATTTGGTAATGGTATTTCAACATTTTAATTTGTTTCCCCACATGAATGTGCTGCAAAATGTCACCTACGCACCGATAAAGGTGAAAGGGATAAACAAGCAAAAAGCAGAACAACATGGCTTAGAATTGCTTGAATCGGTAGGTTTAGAAGAAAAAGTGTCTGTCTATCCGTCCAAACTATCGGGGGGACAGAAACAGCGAGTAGCGATCGCGCGGGCATTAGCAATGGAACCTGAGATGATTTTGTTTGATGAACCCACCTCTGCACTAGATCCCGAAATGGTTAAGGATGTGCTGGAAGTGATGAAAGATTTAGCGCTATCTGGGATGACAATGGCGATCGTTACCCATGAAATGGGCTTTGCAAAAGAAGTTGCCAATCGGATTATGTTCCTCGACCAGGGAAGTTTAGCAGAAGATGCTACCCCTAACGAGTTTTTCCAAAATCCTAAGTGCGATCGCGCCAAGCAGTTCTTAGAAAAAATGCTTTAG